In Zingiber officinale cultivar Zhangliang chromosome 6A, Zo_v1.1, whole genome shotgun sequence, a single genomic region encodes these proteins:
- the LOC121995213 gene encoding photosynthetic NDH subunit of subcomplex B 1, chloroplastic-like — protein sequence MELAGRLRFVATAVKKKKNPWLDPFNCEEDPDIEYRSLFADGKQEEDPHPPDNPSNPYGFLKFPMGFNVELASLASKVRGDMCLCCCVISGGVYENLLFFPVIQLIKDRYPGLQIDVVALPRGKQVYEVNKNVRWANVYDPDEDFPEPTEYVNMIGLLKNRYYDLILSTKLAGLGHAAFLFMTSARDKVSYVYPNVNAASAGLLLIETFTSQTMNLSERGYHMYDEMEEWLGRQS from the exons atggagctcgctg GACGGCTCCGATTCGTTGCCACCgccgtgaagaagaagaagaacccttgGCTCGACCCCTTCAACTGCGAAGAGGACCCCGACATCGAGTACAGATCCCTCTTCGCTGACGGAAAGCAGGAGGAGGACCCTCACCCTCCCGACAACCCCTCCAACCCCTACGGCTTCCTCAAGTTTCCCATGGGATTCAACGTCGAGCTCGCCTCACTCGCCTCCAAGGTCCGCGGTGACATGTGCCTCTGCTGTTGCGTCATCTCCGGCGGAGTCTACGAGAACCTCCTCTTCTTCCCCGTGATCCAGCTTATCAAGGATAGGTACCCCGGCCTGCAGATCGATGTCGTTGCCTTGCCCAGGGGGAAGCAGGTGTACGAGGTGAACAAGAATGTGAGGTGGGCGAATGTGTATGACCCCGACGAAGATTTCCCGGAGCCGACGGAGTACGTCAACATGATCGGTCTGTTAAAG AATCGATACTATGATTTGATCTTGTCGACCAAGCTTGCTGGACTTGGCCATGCGGCATTCCTGTTCATGACATCTGCTCGGGACAAAGTAAGCTACGTGTACCCTAATGTCAATGCAGCAAGCGCAGGCCTGCTGCTCATAGAGACCTTCACTTCTCAAACCATGAACCTCTCCGAACGTGGATACCACAT GTATGATGAAATGGAGGAATGGTTAGGGAGACAAAGTTAA